In Bradyrhizobium sp. CCBAU 051011, the following are encoded in one genomic region:
- a CDS encoding L-2-amino-thiazoline-4-carboxylic acid hydrolase has protein sequence MNVLDGYMVDPRLSLLDKTRIQAQVLLPVLRALRAELGGEKADAIVKQALRDWSKQLFADVGASVEGSARRKWAAMHTALADVSEREVTVEMRRQDKEALEFDVTHCRFAEFFRALGEPELGALLVCATDFDIVAAGGSEVSLSRDQTLMQGAPSCTFRYAFAPRE, from the coding sequence ATGAATGTCCTCGACGGCTACATGGTCGATCCCCGTCTATCGCTGCTCGACAAGACGCGGATCCAGGCCCAGGTCCTTTTGCCCGTGTTGCGAGCGTTGCGCGCTGAACTGGGAGGGGAAAAAGCCGACGCGATCGTCAAACAGGCCTTGCGTGACTGGTCGAAGCAATTGTTCGCCGACGTCGGCGCGAGCGTCGAGGGCAGCGCGCGCCGCAAATGGGCGGCGATGCACACCGCGCTTGCCGACGTCAGCGAGCGCGAAGTGACGGTGGAAATGCGCCGGCAAGACAAGGAGGCGTTGGAATTCGACGTCACGCATTGCCGCTTTGCGGAATTCTTTCGTGCGCTCGGCGAGCCGGAGCTCGGCGCGCTGCTGGTCTGCGCCACGGATTTCGATATCGTTGCCGCCGGCGGCAGCGAGGTCAGCCTAAGCCGCGACCAGACCCTGATGCAGGGTGCGCCAAGCTGCACGTTCCGCTACGCCTTCGCGCCGCGGGAATGA
- a CDS encoding alpha/beta hydrolase fold domain-containing protein, whose protein sequence is MPDAAVAARSSEADSGTTQQVDVAVVGAGFAGLYLLHRLRRAGFSAVVIEEAGDVGGTWYWNRYPGARCDIQTIDYSYTFDPDLDSAWQWSEKYATQPEILRYLGFVADRYDLRRDIRFGTKVTAANWDQTAERWRLTTSNGASVSCRYYIMATGCLSAPKPPEIDGVKDFKGEVYFTGRWPHDEVKLAGKRIAVIGTGSSGIQSIPLLAEQAAHLTVFQRTPNFALPAHNGPQPDDRKTYFETDRATYREQARWSLAGVPYPQQMAVSWQLSDAERRERFEQAWAAGDLVHILTQLWADQGVDVDGNRLLADLIREKIRAVVKDPETAEALTPYDHPFGAKRPCLDTNYYATYNRPNVTLVNLRQEPITQITASGITTDKRAFDVDVIVFATGFDAMTGAITAVHPITGRDGKSLSDVWANGPQTYLGLTVSGFPNLFLITGPGSPSVLSNMAVSIEQHVDWVVDRLAAMREAGFTTIDATETAQAGWAQHMADCSTLTLHRLANTWYTGANVPGKAQGVMPYTGGVGPYRSICNEVVGRGMLGFKLTGPDVAEQCNDGEVVRLQPDVRLVLGMLAEMNLPQIESLGSQGARDFLAEFNKARPPGRPVGEVGDGVVHGADGLLQYRLYRPATPGPHPIVVYFHGGGWVLGDEQSDDPFCRDICRRSGMIVVSVGYRHAPEHRFPAAAEDGYAATRWIAEHAAELGGRPGPVLVAGWSAGANIAAVTCQLARDRGGPEIAGQLLVCPVTDCRYDRPSYNENAVGYFLTRALMFWFWDIYCSPADRTDPRASPLRGNLANLPPAFVATCEFDPLRDEGIEYAEALAAAGVPVEQLQARGHIHSSLMMVDVVITGVSGRAKMAEALRGFAGLPRKLEESGDAPPIAVNAAAG, encoded by the coding sequence ATGCCAGACGCAGCGGTTGCGGCACGTTCTTCTGAAGCGGACAGCGGCACGACACAGCAAGTCGATGTCGCCGTCGTCGGCGCCGGGTTTGCCGGCCTTTATCTCCTGCATCGCTTGCGCAGGGCCGGCTTCTCCGCCGTTGTGATCGAGGAAGCCGGCGATGTCGGCGGCACCTGGTACTGGAACCGCTATCCCGGCGCACGCTGCGACATCCAGACCATCGACTACAGCTACACATTCGATCCCGATCTGGACAGCGCGTGGCAATGGTCGGAGAAGTACGCAACCCAGCCCGAAATACTCCGCTATCTCGGCTTCGTCGCCGACCGCTACGACCTGCGGCGCGATATCCGCTTCGGCACCAAGGTCACCGCGGCGAATTGGGACCAGACTGCGGAGCGCTGGCGGCTCACGACGAGCAACGGCGCGAGCGTTTCCTGCCGCTATTACATCATGGCGACCGGTTGCCTCTCCGCGCCGAAGCCGCCGGAGATCGACGGCGTCAAGGACTTCAAGGGCGAGGTCTATTTCACCGGCCGCTGGCCGCATGACGAGGTCAAGCTCGCCGGCAAGCGCATCGCCGTCATCGGCACGGGCTCATCTGGCATCCAGTCGATCCCGCTGCTCGCCGAGCAAGCGGCGCATCTCACCGTGTTCCAGCGCACGCCGAATTTCGCGCTGCCCGCGCATAACGGTCCGCAGCCCGACGATCGCAAGACCTACTTCGAAACCGACCGCGCTACCTATCGCGAGCAGGCGCGCTGGTCGCTCGCGGGCGTCCCCTACCCGCAACAGATGGCGGTGAGCTGGCAGTTGAGCGACGCCGAACGCCGCGAGCGCTTCGAGCAGGCGTGGGCCGCCGGCGATCTCGTCCACATCCTGACCCAGCTCTGGGCCGACCAGGGCGTCGACGTCGATGGCAATAGGCTGCTCGCCGATCTGATCCGCGAGAAGATCCGCGCGGTTGTGAAGGATCCGGAGACGGCCGAAGCGTTGACGCCGTACGACCACCCGTTCGGCGCCAAGCGTCCGTGCCTCGATACCAACTACTACGCCACCTACAATCGCCCCAATGTCACGCTGGTGAACCTGCGGCAGGAGCCGATCACACAGATCACGGCGTCCGGCATCACGACCGACAAACGCGCGTTCGACGTCGATGTGATCGTGTTCGCCACCGGCTTCGACGCCATGACCGGCGCCATCACGGCGGTGCATCCGATCACCGGCCGCGACGGCAAATCGTTGTCCGACGTCTGGGCCAACGGCCCGCAGACCTATCTCGGCCTCACCGTCTCCGGCTTCCCCAATCTGTTCCTGATCACGGGCCCGGGCAGCCCGTCGGTACTGTCGAACATGGCGGTATCGATCGAACAGCATGTCGACTGGGTGGTCGACCGGCTGGCAGCGATGCGCGAGGCCGGCTTCACAACGATCGACGCGACGGAGACCGCACAAGCCGGCTGGGCGCAGCACATGGCGGATTGTTCGACGCTGACGCTGCATCGGCTCGCCAACACCTGGTACACGGGCGCCAACGTGCCCGGCAAGGCGCAGGGCGTGATGCCCTATACTGGCGGCGTCGGCCCCTATCGCAGCATCTGCAACGAGGTCGTCGGCCGCGGCATGCTCGGCTTCAAATTGACCGGGCCTGATGTTGCCGAGCAGTGCAACGACGGCGAAGTGGTCCGCCTGCAGCCGGATGTGCGGCTGGTGCTGGGCATGCTGGCGGAGATGAACCTGCCGCAAATCGAGTCGCTCGGCTCGCAGGGCGCGCGCGACTTCCTCGCCGAATTTAACAAGGCCCGTCCTCCCGGCCGTCCCGTCGGCGAGGTCGGCGATGGCGTCGTGCACGGCGCCGATGGCCTGCTGCAGTATCGCCTGTATCGGCCGGCAACGCCGGGGCCGCATCCGATCGTGGTCTATTTCCATGGCGGCGGCTGGGTGCTGGGCGACGAGCAATCCGACGATCCGTTCTGCCGCGACATCTGCCGCCGCAGCGGCATGATCGTCGTCAGCGTCGGCTATCGCCATGCGCCCGAGCATCGCTTCCCGGCCGCGGCCGAGGACGGCTATGCGGCAACGCGCTGGATCGCCGAGCACGCGGCCGAACTCGGCGGCAGGCCAGGACCGGTGCTGGTCGCAGGCTGGAGCGCCGGCGCCAACATCGCGGCCGTCACCTGCCAGCTCGCGCGTGATCGCGGCGGCCCAGAGATCGCGGGCCAGCTCCTGGTGTGCCCGGTCACCGATTGCAGGTATGACCGCCCCTCCTACAACGAGAACGCGGTCGGCTATTTCCTGACGCGCGCGCTGATGTTCTGGTTCTGGGACATCTATTGTTCGCCCGCCGACCGCACCGATCCGCGCGCATCGCCGCTGCGCGGCAATCTGGCGAACCTGCCGCCGGCGTTCGTCGCAACCTGCGAGTTCGATCCGCTGCGCGACGAAGGCATCGAATATGCCGAGGCGCTGGCTGCCGCAGGCGTGCCGGTCGAGCAGCTGCAGGCGCGTGGTCACATCCACTCGTCGCTAATGATGGTGGACGTGGTGATCACCGGCGTCAGCGGTCGCGCGAAGATGGCCGAAGCCCTGCGCGGTTTCGCCGGGTTGCCGCGAAAGCTGGAAGAGAGTGGCGACGCCCCGCCGATCGCGGTCAACGCCGCGGCTGGATAG
- a CDS encoding ABC transporter ATP-binding protein, with amino-acid sequence MVRLTGVAKRFTKGKETISIFDHLDLAIPRGDFIAVMGPSGSGKTTLLNLLGGIDRADAGEIAVADHRIDGLSEGELAAWRAANIGFIFQFYNLMPMLTAAQNVELPLLLTKLRSKERAERVQTALSVVGLADRTKHRPREMSGGQQQRVAIARAIVSDPNLLLCDEPTGDLDRQSADEILSILQLLNGELGKTIVMVTHDPAAANYAKRVLHLDKGRFVERELAA; translated from the coding sequence ATGGTTCGCCTTACCGGCGTAGCTAAGCGTTTCACCAAAGGCAAGGAAACGATCTCGATCTTCGATCACCTCGACCTTGCGATTCCCCGCGGCGATTTCATTGCCGTCATGGGGCCGTCCGGTTCGGGCAAGACCACGCTGCTCAACTTGCTGGGCGGCATCGACCGCGCCGACGCCGGCGAGATTGCGGTTGCGGACCACCGCATCGACGGTCTCTCCGAGGGCGAGCTGGCGGCCTGGCGCGCCGCCAATATCGGCTTCATCTTCCAGTTCTATAATCTGATGCCGATGCTGACCGCGGCGCAGAACGTGGAGCTGCCGCTGCTGCTGACGAAATTGCGCAGCAAGGAACGCGCGGAGCGTGTTCAAACCGCGCTTTCCGTGGTCGGGCTCGCCGATCGCACAAAACACCGTCCGCGCGAAATGTCGGGCGGCCAGCAGCAGCGTGTGGCGATTGCCCGCGCCATCGTCTCCGATCCAAACCTGCTGTTGTGCGACGAGCCGACCGGCGACCTCGACCGTCAGTCCGCCGACGAAATCCTGTCGATCCTGCAACTGCTCAATGGCGAGCTCGGCAAGACCATCGTCATGGTCACCCACGACCCGGCGGCGGCCAACTACGCCAAGCGCGTCCTGCATCTCGACAAGGGCCGTTTCGTCGAACGGGAGCTTGCCGCGTGA
- a CDS encoding efflux RND transporter periplasmic adaptor subunit yields the protein MTEDKSKLLRSLSIDRSANKPERSNRHWLPISAAIVACVVAFAAFGAFEFSRQDPPKETASQTAQQPAAQPQTAQQPQPQQPATNNKAAGSLAASGYVVARRKATVAAEITGKVVEVFIDEGMTVTEGQIVARLDSVLAERDYELARSRVETADAAIAAITADLEDATRIMTRVQTLSQKNFATEADLTKAQARVGVLSAQLRQAQSQFETAKIDAKRSASMLDKHKIRAPFAGVVIDRSAQPGEMISPMSVGGYTRTGICTIVDMDSIEIEVDVNEAFIGRVAPGGAVNAMLDAYPDWTIPASVIAIVPTANREKATVKVRIRFDKKDPRILPDMAVKVNFLADAKAKGATEATAAK from the coding sequence ATGACCGAAGACAAGAGCAAATTGCTGAGATCGCTTTCGATCGATCGCAGCGCCAACAAGCCGGAACGGTCCAATCGCCACTGGTTGCCGATCTCCGCGGCGATTGTCGCATGCGTCGTCGCATTCGCCGCCTTTGGCGCGTTCGAGTTCAGCCGGCAAGACCCGCCCAAAGAGACTGCGTCGCAGACCGCACAGCAGCCCGCCGCGCAGCCGCAGACAGCGCAGCAGCCGCAACCTCAGCAACCGGCAACGAATAACAAGGCGGCCGGCAGCCTGGCGGCCTCCGGCTATGTAGTGGCGCGCCGCAAGGCGACGGTGGCGGCCGAGATCACCGGCAAGGTGGTCGAGGTCTTCATCGACGAAGGCATGACGGTGACCGAGGGTCAGATCGTCGCGCGGCTCGATAGCGTGCTTGCCGAAAGGGATTATGAGTTGGCCCGCTCGCGCGTTGAGACGGCTGATGCCGCGATCGCCGCGATCACCGCCGATCTGGAGGACGCGACCCGGATCATGACGCGCGTCCAAACATTGTCGCAAAAGAATTTTGCCACCGAAGCCGATCTGACCAAGGCGCAGGCCCGGGTCGGTGTGCTCAGCGCGCAATTGCGCCAGGCGCAATCGCAATTCGAAACTGCCAAGATCGACGCGAAGCGCAGCGCCTCGATGCTCGACAAGCATAAGATCCGGGCGCCGTTTGCCGGCGTCGTCATCGACCGTAGCGCGCAGCCGGGCGAGATGATTTCGCCGATGTCGGTCGGCGGCTACACACGCACCGGCATCTGCACCATCGTCGACATGGATTCGATCGAAATCGAGGTCGACGTCAACGAGGCCTTCATCGGCCGGGTCGCCCCCGGAGGCGCCGTGAACGCGATGCTGGATGCCTATCCGGACTGGACCATTCCCGCCTCGGTAATTGCCATCGTGCCGACCGCGAACCGCGAGAAGGCCACGGTGAAGGTGCGCATCCGCTTCGACAAGAAGGACCCGCGCATTCTGCCTGACATGGCGGTGAAGGTGAACTTCCTGGCTGACGCCAAGGCAAAGGGCGCCACCGAAGCCACCGCAGCGAAATAG
- a CDS encoding nuclear transport factor 2 family protein, protein MTGTDDVRNIEGVIHSYLDGLHEGDADKIASAFHPTSALTSVTDGGEVTITPRDTWLGNVRNRPSPKQRGLARHDEILSIDLVGPTMAYVKLKCAIPPRFFTDQLSLLKIDDRWQIAQKVFMTELRE, encoded by the coding sequence ATGACCGGCACAGACGATGTCAGAAATATCGAAGGCGTGATCCACTCCTATCTCGACGGTCTCCACGAGGGCGACGCCGACAAGATTGCCAGCGCCTTTCATCCAACCAGCGCACTGACCAGCGTCACCGACGGCGGCGAAGTGACGATCACGCCGCGCGACACCTGGCTCGGCAACGTGCGGAACAGACCGTCGCCAAAGCAGCGTGGCCTGGCGCGCCACGACGAGATACTGTCGATCGATCTCGTCGGTCCGACGATGGCCTACGTCAAGCTCAAATGCGCCATCCCGCCGCGCTTCTTTACCGATCAACTGTCGCTGCTGAAGATCGATGACCGCTGGCAGATCGCGCAAAAGGTTTTTATGACCGAGCTGCGGGAGTGA
- a CDS encoding phospholipase D-like domain-containing protein: MRFLDQQTKDKVQAVIDANVAQLAAVEGFVSAEPGFPIIDGTVHKEPAVIVYVAHKKPPTSVLPEERMPRQLGSYRVSVMQADPLRQVMTLMSDQPIADSIAASASGLTYKPITGNPINAKFKIKKPIVCHIGPDAGWPVLQPFLEATKKTLSVAMYDFNADYIAKSFIETVRDKDLQVVLTWDDGMTEPETKIRTKLRRSLKDNLDGFIVRCGASRRFASAYHEKVAVRDSSAFWLSSGNWSLRSQPNIDPIGIPAQAKGMYSKGNREWHVIVEDEKLAKLFERYIKHDRDGSEAEAENGEDGVLLDAQAAARLPDVFVPVEALFDADDVADTPTPIAPEILPTRPGEFEVAPVLTPDNYIARIMELIGSAKRSIFLQFSYITFSDKKIDKKFTDMLAKLAELSNRPNFDMRIIVGSNGAGDKIRKLVESGFKETVFRSQSSIHNKGIIVDGEIVLVSSANWSGDGVLRNRDAGLIIFNKEIATYYQNAFVFDWENRASAFIEDDPPVTVARDGDETPPGMVRMSWRDYYG, encoded by the coding sequence ATGCGCTTCCTCGATCAACAGACCAAGGACAAGGTGCAGGCCGTAATCGACGCCAACGTGGCGCAATTGGCCGCGGTCGAGGGATTTGTTTCCGCGGAGCCCGGCTTTCCGATCATCGATGGCACCGTGCACAAGGAGCCGGCGGTCATCGTCTACGTGGCCCACAAAAAGCCGCCGACCAGCGTGCTGCCGGAAGAGCGCATGCCGCGGCAGCTCGGATCCTATCGCGTCAGCGTGATGCAAGCCGACCCGCTGCGGCAGGTCATGACGTTGATGAGCGATCAGCCCATCGCCGACAGCATCGCGGCTTCGGCTTCCGGCCTCACCTACAAGCCGATCACCGGAAACCCGATCAACGCAAAGTTCAAGATCAAGAAACCGATCGTCTGCCACATCGGTCCTGACGCCGGTTGGCCGGTGCTGCAGCCGTTCCTCGAGGCGACGAAAAAGACGCTTTCCGTCGCGATGTACGACTTCAACGCCGACTATATCGCGAAGAGCTTCATCGAGACGGTGCGCGACAAGGATCTCCAGGTCGTGCTGACCTGGGACGACGGCATGACCGAGCCGGAGACCAAGATCCGCACCAAGCTCAGGAGGTCCCTGAAAGACAACCTCGACGGCTTTATCGTGCGGTGCGGCGCCTCGCGCCGCTTCGCCAGCGCCTATCACGAGAAGGTCGCGGTCCGGGACTCCAGCGCATTCTGGCTGTCCAGCGGAAACTGGAGCTTGCGCAGCCAGCCGAACATCGACCCGATCGGAATCCCTGCCCAGGCGAAAGGAATGTACAGCAAGGGCAACCGGGAATGGCATGTCATCGTCGAGGACGAAAAACTGGCCAAGCTCTTCGAGCGCTACATCAAGCACGACCGCGATGGTTCGGAGGCCGAAGCGGAGAACGGCGAGGACGGCGTTCTGCTGGATGCGCAGGCCGCTGCCCGATTGCCTGATGTCTTTGTGCCGGTCGAGGCATTGTTCGACGCCGACGATGTCGCCGATACGCCGACGCCGATCGCCCCCGAAATCCTGCCGACCAGGCCCGGCGAGTTCGAGGTTGCGCCGGTCCTGACGCCGGACAACTACATCGCCCGGATCATGGAGCTGATCGGGAGCGCCAAACGATCGATCTTCCTGCAGTTCTCCTACATCACCTTCAGCGACAAGAAGATCGACAAGAAATTTACCGACATGCTCGCGAAGCTCGCCGAGCTCAGCAACCGCCCGAACTTCGACATGAGAATTATCGTCGGCAGCAACGGCGCCGGCGACAAGATCAGAAAGCTCGTGGAATCCGGCTTCAAGGAGACGGTATTCCGCAGCCAGAGCAGCATCCACAACAAGGGAATTATCGTGGACGGTGAAATTGTGCTGGTCAGCAGCGCGAACTGGTCCGGCGACGGCGTGCTGCGCAACCGGGACGCCGGACTGATCATCTTCAACAAGGAAATCGCGACCTACTACCAAAACGCCTTCGTGTTCGACTGGGAGAACCGCGCCAGCGCCTTCATCGAGGATGATCCACCGGTGACGGTCGCGCGCGACGGCGACGAGACGCCTCCGGGCATGGTGCGGATGTCATGGCGCGATTACTACGGCTAG
- a CDS encoding phytanoyl-CoA dioxygenase family protein produces MAATAEQISPWLKGRSFASLKEEFDRNGYLIFERVLAPDRVAEIRAALAPHLARDLLGRNDFEGTKTNRVYALLAKSPVFAELAIHPLALAFAEAELGDSCLLTAMLAINLHPGETVQPWHFDDSSVKIPRPRPALGISTFWAIDDTTEQNGATEIIPGSHLWDGQYIEGAVKPSHFTNEAEHDEGNRTDAIKLTMPSGSLAITKGTLWHRGGANRSDRPRLIITPQYCVGWVRQLENMALAVPADLASQLPERARELIGYSIHPPFMGYVDGVHPRRLLRTH; encoded by the coding sequence ATGGCAGCGACAGCGGAGCAGATTTCGCCCTGGCTCAAGGGACGCTCATTCGCCTCATTGAAGGAAGAGTTCGACCGCAATGGCTACCTGATCTTCGAACGCGTACTTGCGCCCGACCGCGTCGCAGAAATCCGCGCGGCGCTGGCGCCGCATCTGGCGCGCGATCTGCTCGGCCGCAACGATTTCGAAGGCACCAAAACCAACCGCGTGTATGCCTTGCTGGCAAAGTCGCCGGTGTTTGCCGAGCTCGCGATCCATCCGCTCGCCCTGGCCTTTGCCGAAGCCGAGCTCGGCGACAGCTGCCTGCTGACGGCCATGCTCGCGATCAATCTTCATCCCGGCGAGACGGTTCAGCCGTGGCACTTCGACGATAGTAGCGTCAAGATACCGCGGCCCCGTCCGGCGCTCGGCATCTCTACGTTCTGGGCGATCGACGATACGACCGAGCAGAACGGCGCCACCGAAATCATTCCGGGAAGTCATCTCTGGGACGGACAATACATCGAGGGCGCGGTGAAACCTTCGCACTTCACCAACGAAGCCGAGCACGATGAAGGCAATCGAACGGACGCCATCAAGCTGACCATGCCGTCCGGATCGCTGGCGATCACCAAGGGAACGTTATGGCACCGCGGCGGCGCCAACCGGTCGGATCGGCCGCGGCTGATCATCACGCCGCAATATTGCGTCGGCTGGGTGCGACAACTGGAGAACATGGCACTCGCCGTCCCCGCCGATCTCGCCAGCCAATTGCCGGAGCGCGCACGCGAACTAATCGGCTACTCGATCCATCCGCCGTTCATGGGCTATGTCGACGGCGTTCATCCCAGGCGCTTGCTGCGGACGCATTGA
- a CDS encoding ABC transporter permease, producing MRSLWLQVAAVTAINLKSISQRRWLSLSTVIAIALVVIVLLAFLAMANGFQRTIAGSGADDIAIVLRAGSQAEINSTVSRDQVRLIEDGPGIARGSDGKPLISPELYLVVDGIKRSTKTKANLPLRGIGEQGSELRKGVTITAGRMFNRGSNEVVVGKALLREFEGFDIGSTVSFGSTRWNVVGVFEAGGSVFESEIWADLNVVQSLFNRNNIVQTVRARLTSPAALSDLKNHSDTDPRLKLDVKSEASYFAEQASQTTDLIQKLGWPLAIAMALGAIAGALNTMYSSVASRATEIATLRAIGFGGFPAFVGTLAESLLLAAIGGLLGAAATYLIFDGVTASTLGGNFTQVVFDFKLSPWLIGEGVALALIVGLIGGLFPAVRAARLPIVEGLYAN from the coding sequence ATGCGTTCGCTTTGGCTTCAAGTCGCGGCGGTCACCGCCATCAATCTCAAGAGCATTTCGCAGCGGCGCTGGCTCTCGCTCTCGACGGTGATCGCGATCGCGTTGGTGGTGATCGTGCTGCTGGCATTCCTGGCGATGGCCAATGGCTTCCAGCGCACCATCGCAGGCTCCGGCGCCGATGACATTGCGATCGTGCTGCGGGCCGGCTCGCAGGCCGAGATTAACAGCACGGTGAGCCGCGACCAGGTGCGGCTGATCGAGGACGGTCCCGGCATCGCCCGCGGCAGTGATGGCAAGCCCCTGATCTCGCCGGAACTCTATCTCGTGGTCGACGGCATCAAGCGTTCGACCAAGACTAAGGCCAATCTGCCGCTGCGCGGCATCGGCGAACAGGGCAGCGAATTGCGCAAGGGCGTTACCATCACCGCAGGCCGCATGTTCAATCGCGGCAGCAATGAGGTAGTGGTCGGCAAGGCGTTGCTGCGGGAGTTCGAGGGATTCGACATCGGCTCTACCGTGTCGTTCGGCTCCACGCGCTGGAACGTCGTCGGCGTATTCGAGGCCGGCGGCAGCGTGTTCGAATCCGAGATCTGGGCCGATCTCAATGTGGTGCAGAGCCTGTTCAACCGCAACAACATCGTCCAGACCGTGCGCGCGCGCCTCACCAGCCCCGCCGCGCTGAGCGATCTCAAGAACCATAGCGACACCGATCCGCGGCTGAAGCTCGACGTCAAATCCGAAGCCAGCTACTTCGCCGAGCAGGCCTCGCAAACCACCGATCTGATCCAGAAGCTCGGCTGGCCGCTGGCGATCGCGATGGCGCTCGGGGCGATCGCAGGCGCGCTCAACACGATGTATTCGTCGGTGGCATCACGTGCCACGGAAATCGCGACGCTGCGCGCCATCGGCTTCGGCGGCTTTCCCGCCTTCGTCGGCACGCTGGCCGAGTCGCTGTTGCTCGCCGCCATCGGCGGCCTGCTAGGTGCTGCTGCGACCTATCTGATCTTCGATGGCGTCACCGCCTCGACGCTCGGCGGCAACTTCACCCAGGTGGTATTCGACTTCAAGCTAAGTCCCTGGCTGATCGGTGAAGGCGTCGCGCTTGCGCTGATCGTCGGCCTGATCGGTGGACTGTTTCCGGCAGTCCGCGCCGCGCGATTGCCGATCGTCGAAGGCCTCTACGCGAACTGA
- a CDS encoding ABC transporter permease produces the protein MNDFDLVRKNLFRRKLRASLMIVSILIAFMIFGVLAGFYRAFTAGEDAAAADRMITVNKINFTQPMPIAYFNRVRAVEGVRQVTFANWFGGYYQDPKNFIMALAIEPNTYFDVYRSEFEVAPEQLQAFMRDRGSAVVGESLAQKWGWKIGDRIPLNSNIFSQKSGGHTWDLTIAGILKGKADHVDTNFLLFQYPYFDETRSFGKDTIGWMILQTTSPENNDRVAKAIDAMFANSTAETSTDTEKAFGKAFAAQFGNIALIVLLVVGAAFVTILMIVGNTMALSIRERTREIGVLKTLGFSGPRILTMVLGESVLLALLGGIPGLAIAALIAMALRTSLSNIAPAFAVSPTIALQGLALMIALGLITGIIPALNAMRLKIATALGRG, from the coding sequence GTGAACGACTTCGACCTGGTCCGAAAAAACCTGTTCCGCCGCAAATTGCGCGCCAGCCTGATGATCGTGTCGATCCTGATCGCCTTCATGATCTTCGGCGTGCTCGCCGGATTCTACCGCGCCTTCACGGCTGGCGAGGATGCCGCCGCCGCTGATAGGATGATCACCGTCAACAAGATCAACTTCACTCAACCGATGCCGATCGCCTACTTCAATCGCGTGCGCGCGGTGGAAGGAGTGCGGCAGGTGACCTTCGCCAACTGGTTCGGCGGCTATTATCAGGACCCGAAGAACTTCATCATGGCGCTCGCGATCGAGCCGAATACCTATTTCGATGTGTACCGCAGCGAATTCGAGGTTGCGCCCGAGCAGCTTCAGGCCTTCATGCGTGACCGCGGCAGCGCGGTGGTCGGCGAAAGCCTGGCGCAAAAGTGGGGCTGGAAGATCGGCGACCGCATCCCTCTTAATAGCAACATCTTCAGTCAGAAGAGCGGCGGACACACCTGGGATCTCACGATTGCCGGCATCCTCAAGGGCAAGGCCGACCACGTCGACACCAATTTCCTGCTGTTTCAGTACCCCTATTTCGACGAGACCCGCAGTTTCGGCAAGGACACTATCGGCTGGATGATCCTTCAGACCACCTCGCCCGAAAACAACGATCGCGTGGCAAAGGCGATCGACGCGATGTTCGCCAATTCCACCGCCGAGACCTCGACCGACACCGAAAAGGCGTTCGGCAAAGCGTTCGCGGCCCAGTTCGGCAACATCGCGCTGATCGTATTGCTGGTGGTTGGCGCGGCTTTCGTCACCATCCTGATGATCGTCGGCAATACCATGGCGCTGTCGATCCGGGAGCGCACTCGCGAGATCGGCGTGCTGAAGACACTCGGCTTTTCGGGTCCGCGGATCCTAACGATGGTGCTCGGCGAATCCGTATTGCTGGCGCTGCTCGGCGGCATTCCTGGCCTCGCAATTGCGGCGCTGATCGCCATGGCGCTCCGCACCAGCCTTTCCAACATCGCGCCCGCCTTTGCGGTATCGCCAACCATAGCGCTGCAAGGGCTGGCACTGATGATCGCGCTTGGGCTGATCACGGGGATCATCCCGGCGCTCAACGCCATGCGGCTCAAGATTGCAACCGCGCTCGGACGGGGATAG